From Deinococcus multiflagellatus, the proteins below share one genomic window:
- a CDS encoding phenylacetate--CoA ligase family protein, whose translation MAARGAVMGAAGDITRLLPRENGTGRSAGRMDRIRARSDDMMVLRGVNVYSTQIEAVLAQLPGLRPHDQLVLSRSGNLDELLRVKSERLDHALRLEIIRLVKAQVGVSIACELCEVGSLPRSEGGKLQRAMGQRGPR comes from the coding sequence ATGGCGGCGCGCGGCGCTGTCATGGGCGCGGCGGGCGACATTACCCGCCTGCTGCCGCGCGAGAACGGCACTGGGCGCAGCGCGGGCCGCATGGACCGTATTCGCGCGCGCAGCGACGACATGATGGTGCTGCGGGGCGTGAACGTGTATTCCACCCAGATAGAGGCGGTGCTGGCCCAGCTGCCCGGTCTCCGCCCGCATGACCAGCTGGTGCTGTCCCGCAGCGGTAACCTGGACGAACTGCTGCGGGTGAAAAGCGAGCGGCTTGACCACGCCCTGCGCCTGGAGATCATCCGCCTCGTCAAGGCGCAGGTGGGCGTGTCCATTGCGTGCGAACTGTGTGAGGTGGGCAGCTTGCCCCGCAGCGAGGGCGGCAAGCTGCAGCGTGCTATGGGCCAGCGCGGGCCCCGCTAA